CATCCATACATGTCTAAATATACAATAAATAATTCAAATATAATTGCTGTGCATTTTAATAATATTGATGGTCTCTTTAATCATAATTCAAGAACAGGTGTATTTTATAATAATGTCAACGAATTTGCTATCAATTTTCAACTATATTTTATGGCATTAACGAACAATTCAAACAAAGATGCATATGAAAGACTTATGTTACTTTATACATTATTTAGTGACTTCTTATATGACTTTGCAACTCAAAGCTTTACTTTTACACCTGAAGATAATGACTACCAAATAAATTTGAAATTTTATATTCACCATACAACAAATATGCAAAACAATGGTCTCCTTGACATAAATAGCAATCATAGCAACTTAACTTATTGTTTAAGTCAAGGATTTAGAGCAAATATACAAATAGAAGAAGAAAAAATTAAGGAGAAAAATAATGCCAGCTGATACAATTAGTGTTAATTTAACGCATTCTAGATTGGATCTAAATCAAGTAAGTTATTATACACCACTACTTGTCTATAAATGTTCAAAAATTAAACTTAATACTACATCACCAAAATATAAAATATTATATTTAAATATAAATGATTATGAACAAGCAATTGATGCACTTGAAAAAGAAGGTAGCAATGGTGACGATGAATTTAATAAAGAAAAAGAATATTTAAAACAAGCAATTCAA
This genomic stretch from Borrelia hispanica CRI harbors:
- a CDS encoding DUF787 family protein; amino-acid sequence: MPADTISVNLTHSRLDLNQVSYYTPLLVYKCSKIKLNTTSPKYKILYLNINDYEQAIDALEKEGSNGDDEFNKEKEYLKQAIQ
- a CDS encoding DUF764 family protein — protein: MMLDITTVEKCIISTLKEFIKFASIYKLDVGIINTYNHPYMSKYTINNSNIIAVHFNNIDGLFNHNSRTGVFYNNVNEFAINFQLYFMALTNNSNKDAYERLMLLYTLFSDFLYDFATQSFTFTPEDNDYQINLKFYIHHTTNMQNNGLLDINSNHSNLTYCLSQGFRANIQIEEEKIKEKNNAS